In the Methanococcoides methylutens genome, one interval contains:
- the mobA gene encoding molybdenum cofactor guanylyltransferase, producing the protein MTISALILAGGRGRRLGNMEKALMKCDGKSVLERTINMLDDVVDEVLVSVRDEKQEKEFESHARGKKMVPDSYSDIGPLAGILEGFKAAKGEYIFVTACDMPFIDPKVVEFMFQCAEGHDAAVPLRLDGSMEPLCGVYRVAPLLPLIEKSIGSGKRFILAPVFELDDVIGVEMERIREVDPHLRTFININTFDDMDKLDVC; encoded by the coding sequence ATGACAATATCAGCATTGATCCTTGCAGGCGGGCGTGGCAGACGCCTTGGAAATATGGAAAAGGCCCTTATGAAATGTGATGGGAAGTCTGTGCTGGAAAGAACCATCAATATGCTTGATGATGTAGTTGATGAAGTGCTGGTTTCTGTCAGAGATGAAAAGCAGGAAAAAGAATTCGAGTCACATGCCCGTGGCAAAAAGATGGTTCCTGACAGTTATTCTGATATAGGACCCCTGGCAGGGATACTTGAGGGTTTCAAGGCAGCAAAGGGAGAGTATATCTTTGTGACTGCATGTGACATGCCCTTTATTGACCCGAAGGTCGTTGAGTTCATGTTCCAGTGTGCAGAAGGGCATGATGCAGCAGTACCCTTGCGCTTGGATGGTTCTATGGAGCCATTGTGTGGTGTTTATCGTGTTGCACCTCTGTTGCCTTTGATCGAAAAATCGATAGGCTCAGGAAAGAGGTTCATACTTGCGCCGGTCTTTGAACTGGATGACGTTATAGGCGTTGAAATGGAGCGTATCCGTGAAGTAGATCCGCATTTAAGGACTTTTATCAACATTAACACATTTGATGATATGGATAAACTGGATGTATGCTGA
- a CDS encoding DUF2111 domain-containing protein, protein MMCLKICPDSTSEDLKPIAEAVHSLLGIPTTIRSKSFHGIRMEKGQIIDDDYSGPVLEEVLEKNMIIRKVPMEGVYKGKAVVVVPIRSADGEVLGALGLVDLVAALDILSVFREYPDIIGEVEDAKKRMS, encoded by the coding sequence ATGATGTGTTTGAAGATCTGTCCGGATTCAACTTCTGAAGACCTTAAGCCAATTGCAGAAGCGGTACATTCGCTTCTCGGAATCCCTACTACTATCCGAAGCAAGAGCTTCCATGGGATCCGAATGGAGAAGGGTCAGATAATCGATGATGATTATAGCGGTCCTGTTCTGGAAGAGGTGTTGGAAAAGAATATGATCATCAGGAAAGTTCCTATGGAGGGTGTCTACAAGGGCAAAGCTGTTGTCGTGGTCCCGATCAGGTCAGCCGATGGAGAGGTTTTAGGAGCTCTTGGTCTTGTGGACCTTGTGGCAGCTCTTGATATCCTTTCTGTTTTCCGTGAATATCCTGACATCATTGGTGAGGTCGAAGATGCTAAAAAACGTATGTCATAA
- a CDS encoding MBL fold metallo-hydrolase, whose product MKLGFKGGCKEVGRSALLVNDEILVDYGIKPGETPLYPVDQVAPKAVFVSHGHLDHCGAVANLMDMKPEVFMTPPTADLAHVLARDTLAIAEREGRAVPYSGWELQQLTMNTRKVDTGIEFHTHGYTAEFYNAGHIPGSSAIYLEKDGKSIVYTGDFNTLDTRLVPVADELPKADALITESTYFNEDHPSRKETEREFIDSLKDTLDMGGNVLIPAFAIGRTQEILMLLSDYGIPCYVDGMGVGIYKLLMNHPDYLKNPAHLKHAFDNATFVKGRKRANVSLHGSVIVTTAGMLNGGPVLYYINQLYKDAKSKIMLTGYQVEGTNGRMMLDTGIIDNDGVIQQVRMKVEQYDFSAHCGDHELKQLVKDFCDKGGEKVFPMHGENAEDFATWVNEEIGAEGYAPANGEDVMI is encoded by the coding sequence ATGAAACTGGGATTCAAAGGCGGTTGTAAGGAAGTCGGACGTTCTGCACTCTTAGTCAACGATGAGATATTGGTCGATTACGGTATCAAACCTGGAGAGACTCCGCTCTATCCTGTAGACCAAGTAGCTCCTAAAGCTGTCTTTGTTTCACACGGCCATCTGGACCATTGTGGGGCTGTTGCAAACCTCATGGACATGAAACCTGAAGTGTTCATGACACCACCAACAGCTGATCTTGCACATGTACTCGCAAGGGACACACTTGCAATAGCAGAAAGAGAAGGAAGGGCTGTACCATATAGTGGTTGGGAACTCCAGCAGCTGACAATGAACACCCGGAAGGTGGACACAGGCATAGAATTCCATACTCACGGTTACACCGCAGAGTTCTATAATGCAGGTCACATACCAGGCTCCTCAGCAATATATCTTGAAAAAGATGGGAAAAGCATTGTTTATACCGGTGATTTCAACACCCTTGATACAAGACTTGTACCGGTAGCCGATGAACTGCCAAAAGCAGATGCACTCATAACAGAAAGCACATATTTTAACGAGGACCACCCTTCCAGAAAGGAAACTGAAAGGGAATTCATCGACTCACTGAAGGACACACTGGACATGGGAGGCAATGTCCTTATACCTGCTTTCGCCATTGGAAGAACACAGGAAATACTCATGCTTCTCAGCGACTATGGTATCCCATGCTATGTAGACGGAATGGGAGTTGGGATATACAAACTTCTGATGAACCATCCTGATTATCTGAAGAACCCGGCACACCTGAAACATGCATTTGATAATGCAACATTTGTCAAAGGCAGAAAAAGAGCAAATGTTTCGCTTCATGGATCCGTGATCGTGACAACTGCAGGCATGCTTAACGGTGGCCCTGTTCTTTACTATATCAACCAGCTCTACAAGGATGCAAAATCCAAGATCATGCTCACAGGCTATCAGGTGGAAGGTACCAACGGAAGAATGATGCTCGACACCGGCATCATCGACAACGATGGAGTTATCCAGCAGGTTCGCATGAAGGTCGAGCAGTATGATTTCTCAGCCCACTGCGGTGACCATGAGCTAAAGCAGCTTGTGAAAGATTTCTGTGACAAAGGTGGAGAGAAGGTCTTCCCAATGCATGGAGAGAACGCAGAAGATTTCGCCACATGGGTCAATGAAGAGATCGGTGCAGAAGGATATGCTCCTGCCAACGGCGAAGATGTTATGATCTAA
- a CDS encoding nitric oxide reductase activation protein NorD, giving the protein MSQDEGEVVHLKDVIDILDSAGLLEDLSDVEISEISAEFEKIPLERLVLFRKQPSRFVEWFDVWKSSLNKDISLGNIYFSATFPVFLELGSAAFSGWVEMFTELNSLNPSVGKTFLGNLETLVPLMDQELLDIWYPMVQDIAGIKWKVAIDFIEQTVNALPALPEHQRKLLLFSLESFRNIDLQIFLTFLTSAPLALAALSKSEFDKWSHLGKELAVENSDVATSFLKITPKFIGMIDIEDLAEYVVMGKEIFSHDEPEAAKTFYEAVFRGLGKDLRRADGEETRHLIDIGLQLTKICWRCVGSFFETAPEMLIHLEKGEFDEWVFIGESISQSSTFYGSDYFHSSLSVLKNSDRKYYSTIFSNAKLLAENNGMLAGIYFSILSDILLSIHPKEIERWVYTGLEVFKIDREMAFSFFRNSPALLKDLDVTELDDWVKKGLSIFEEDRGSGRAYFSLRSKSATEFAEKLMSGVALKRVSRVLKYYSVGISGINFTIRSKSFLSGEFSRYPNPIVSGRTIYLEPTVKGYGDFEENFTIYKLAVMHEVGHIQFGTSVFELKDILSLLEKIGIDILDLPEDVEVDPAVKSNVVAFVIGKLPAPFIAADIMGIIEDARVEHMTTSFYRGLRREFEKVRIQISQNRSSDVFGIGKFMEGLLLYSVGIEPSFEIESDLQEILDLSHELLVNNVFKPDSSTLDSLEATIEIYAVLNDRFGPLKFLEYESIRNFDYRGMGVGSSSATQTSGEEFTEQVMESFIPQSVLPDDEELIEDRPGKGPEYARSKNWEVLGSYSYDEWDSRMQDYKNDWCTVYEVSPSGSDNEFYLEAREHYAREITLINRIFKMMKPESFRKLRRQLDGDDFDLDALIEAFTDRKCGINPTDRLYIRRDKRERDVATLFLLDMSSSTRKKLENGRRILDVEKDSLIIMTQALESIGDKYAIAAFSGNTRSDVEFYTIKEFNENFSEDAECKISALEPAMNTRLGAAIRHSISKLKNIDAKVKLLVLLSDGNPYDLGFADGKYEGQMAIEDTRVAIQEGNTLGMHFFCITVDSEAGEYLDTIFSDVGYTIIDNAASLPERLPMLYNRITT; this is encoded by the coding sequence TTGTCACAGGATGAAGGGGAGGTCGTTCATCTTAAGGATGTAATTGATATCCTGGATTCAGCAGGTCTGCTCGAGGATTTGTCAGATGTGGAAATTTCAGAAATATCGGCTGAATTTGAAAAAATACCTCTGGAAAGGCTTGTACTTTTCAGAAAACAACCATCCCGGTTTGTAGAATGGTTCGATGTCTGGAAATCTTCACTTAACAAGGATATAAGTCTTGGAAATATCTATTTTTCGGCAACATTTCCTGTGTTCCTTGAACTTGGTTCTGCCGCTTTCAGCGGATGGGTCGAAATGTTCACAGAACTTAATTCTTTGAATCCCAGTGTCGGAAAGACATTTCTGGGAAATCTCGAAACGCTTGTACCTTTGATGGATCAGGAGCTTTTAGACATCTGGTATCCGATGGTACAGGATATTGCCGGGATAAAATGGAAAGTTGCTATCGACTTTATTGAGCAGACTGTCAATGCTCTTCCTGCTCTTCCAGAACATCAGAGAAAATTACTTTTGTTTTCATTAGAAAGTTTCAGGAATATTGATCTTCAGATATTCCTTACATTCTTAACCAGTGCACCTCTTGCATTAGCTGCACTCAGTAAAAGTGAGTTCGATAAATGGTCGCATCTCGGGAAAGAACTTGCTGTTGAGAACAGCGATGTAGCCACCTCATTCCTGAAGATTACTCCAAAGTTCATTGGCATGATCGATATTGAAGATCTTGCAGAATATGTGGTAATGGGCAAAGAAATCTTTTCACACGATGAGCCTGAAGCTGCAAAAACTTTCTATGAAGCGGTTTTCAGAGGATTGGGTAAGGATCTTCGGCGGGCTGACGGGGAAGAGACAAGACATCTCATCGATATTGGTCTACAATTAACTAAAATCTGCTGGAGATGTGTTGGGAGTTTTTTTGAGACTGCACCTGAGATGCTAATTCATCTGGAAAAAGGGGAGTTCGATGAGTGGGTCTTTATTGGGGAGAGCATTTCGCAGAGTTCGACATTTTATGGCTCGGACTATTTCCACAGTTCTCTTTCTGTATTGAAGAACAGCGATCGGAAATACTATTCGACAATATTCAGTAATGCAAAGCTTCTGGCAGAAAATAACGGAATGCTTGCAGGAATATATTTCTCCATCCTGTCAGATATCCTGCTCAGTATACATCCGAAGGAGATCGAAAGATGGGTGTATACAGGGCTTGAAGTCTTTAAAATCGACAGAGAAATGGCATTCAGTTTTTTCAGGAATTCCCCGGCATTGTTAAAGGACCTCGATGTAACAGAGCTTGATGACTGGGTGAAAAAAGGCCTTTCCATTTTTGAAGAGGATCGTGGGAGTGGCAGGGCCTATTTCTCGCTGAGGTCAAAGAGTGCAACGGAGTTTGCTGAAAAACTGATGAGTGGCGTGGCACTTAAGCGCGTGTCAAGGGTCCTTAAGTATTATTCAGTGGGAATTTCAGGCATAAATTTCACAATACGTTCAAAGAGTTTCCTTTCAGGAGAGTTCAGCAGGTATCCTAATCCGATAGTTTCCGGCAGGACGATCTATTTGGAGCCTACGGTGAAAGGGTATGGAGATTTCGAGGAGAACTTCACTATCTATAAGTTGGCTGTAATGCATGAAGTGGGGCATATCCAGTTTGGAACTTCGGTCTTTGAGCTGAAGGATATTTTGTCACTGCTCGAAAAGATCGGTATAGACATTTTGGATCTTCCTGAGGATGTGGAAGTTGATCCTGCTGTTAAGTCTAACGTAGTTGCATTCGTTATCGGGAAGCTTCCAGCTCCATTCATTGCTGCTGACATAATGGGAATTATAGAAGATGCAAGGGTGGAGCACATGACGACATCCTTTTACAGGGGATTGCGACGGGAGTTCGAAAAAGTAAGAATTCAAATTTCACAGAATAGAAGTTCAGATGTATTCGGTATTGGGAAGTTCATGGAAGGCCTTTTGCTTTACTCTGTAGGTATCGAACCATCATTTGAAATTGAGAGCGATCTCCAGGAAATTTTGGATCTTTCTCATGAACTACTTGTTAATAACGTTTTCAAACCTGATTCATCCACACTTGATTCACTTGAAGCGACTATCGAAATCTATGCCGTGCTTAATGATCGGTTTGGTCCCCTCAAATTTTTGGAATATGAGTCGATAAGGAATTTTGACTATCGTGGAATGGGTGTCGGTTCTTCCTCTGCCACTCAAACTAGTGGTGAAGAATTTACGGAGCAGGTAATGGAATCTTTTATTCCTCAGTCCGTCCTTCCGGATGACGAAGAGCTCATTGAGGACAGGCCAGGCAAAGGTCCTGAATATGCAAGATCGAAGAACTGGGAAGTGCTTGGAAGTTACAGTTATGATGAATGGGATTCTCGTATGCAGGACTATAAGAACGACTGGTGTACTGTCTATGAGGTATCCCCTTCAGGAAGTGACAATGAATTCTACCTTGAGGCCAGAGAACATTATGCGCGTGAGATCACTCTGATAAACCGGATCTTCAAGATGATGAAGCCGGAATCCTTCCGCAAATTACGCAGGCAGCTGGATGGGGATGATTTTGATCTTGATGCTTTGATCGAGGCTTTTACTGACAGGAAGTGCGGTATCAACCCTACTGACCGGTTGTACATTAGAAGGGATAAGCGTGAGAGGGATGTTGCAACTCTTTTCCTTCTGGATATGAGTTCATCAACCAGAAAGAAACTGGAAAATGGCCGTAGAATACTCGATGTGGAAAAGGATTCACTTATCATTATGACCCAGGCTCTTGAGAGCATAGGAGATAAATATGCAATTGCAGCCTTTTCCGGAAATACCCGGTCAGATGTTGAATTTTATACGATAAAGGAGTTCAACGAGAACTTTTCAGAGGATGCGGAATGCAAGATAAGCGCTTTGGAACCTGCAATGAACACAAGGCTGGGTGCTGCGATCCGTCATTCCATCTCAAAGCTTAAGAATATCGATGCCAAGGTAAAGCTTCTTGTCCTGCTTTCAGATGGCAACCCTTACGATCTTGGTTTTGCTGACGGCAAATATGAAGGACAGATGGCCATTGAGGATACAAGGGTTGCAATACAGGAGGGCAATACACTTGGGATGCACTTCTTCTGTATTACCGTTGATAGTGAAGCAGGAGAGTACCTGGATACCATCTTCTCAGATGTAGGTTACACAATAATCGATAATGCGGCTTCACTACCGGAAAGGCTTCCGATGCTTTACAACAGGATAACTACCTGA
- a CDS encoding DUF460 domain-containing protein, which yields MQNPDYQTRVIFGIDIAKGSSRARELPRYAVAVLKEGDVTHHKMVRLPRILKMIREEHPEYIAVDNIFELAPDKKELVRFLQKLPEGVRLVQVTGGLHKKSLIHLAKENGLSFNQFDPNEEAETCARLASMGVGSEVSLFEDITKIKVSRARSLGRGGWSQNRYRRKVHGAVRERSREVEAILKKASKEHGYTYTSRISSGFGGYVRAEFTVYAKRNQVPVGSGSTADAQIRVSSVVRDKIQYTPLKKLKRRPTIVGIDPGTTVGIAILSFDAELLLLKSIRGISHDEVVKLIAEYGKPAVIATDVTPTPGSVERIRRSFNAVISTPSAEISSEEKIALGRPFGYSNDHERDSLAAALYAYRNYKNMFSRVEKKAPQHLDMDKIKLYVIQGASIGEAIEKVSGLPVPEKKPVKVLETPAEDTEERDRKISEKLKLKDTQINNLRDYLQELKKELKAKDKRISKLELKLENMRKANHLQIRKDKEIEIREHKISSLKKDLRRAKKSLKKAHYNIKKLKQIRKMEIKGEGIPVKILPSFTREAIFEIKDRLGIKKGDVIFLQDASGGSSVTASMVVELGVRAVITYSDMTYAAEDVFFRANVPLLKNVRIQRVDDLAVVDPALLQEALGEWEKEAEIKRQEEKEKKLKHLVDEYRSERRRGLV from the coding sequence ATGCAAAATCCAGATTATCAAACCAGGGTAATATTTGGCATTGATATCGCAAAAGGCTCCTCCAGGGCTCGGGAATTGCCAAGGTATGCAGTTGCTGTGCTGAAAGAGGGAGATGTAACCCACCATAAAATGGTGCGCCTTCCGCGTATATTGAAGATGATTCGCGAAGAGCATCCTGAATATATCGCAGTGGATAATATTTTTGAACTGGCTCCTGACAAGAAGGAACTTGTGCGCTTTCTTCAAAAACTTCCGGAAGGTGTCCGGCTTGTACAGGTTACAGGCGGTCTGCACAAAAAATCCCTGATACATCTTGCAAAAGAAAATGGCCTATCCTTCAATCAGTTCGATCCAAACGAGGAGGCAGAGACATGTGCGCGCCTTGCGAGCATGGGAGTTGGCTCTGAAGTTTCCCTTTTTGAAGACATCACGAAGATCAAGGTAAGTCGTGCCCGCTCCCTTGGACGTGGGGGCTGGAGTCAGAACAGGTATCGCCGTAAGGTCCATGGGGCTGTGAGGGAACGGAGCCGCGAGGTCGAGGCGATATTGAAGAAAGCTTCAAAGGAACACGGATATACCTATACAAGCAGGATATCCAGTGGGTTTGGAGGTTATGTGCGTGCTGAGTTCACAGTATATGCAAAGAGGAATCAGGTGCCCGTTGGTTCCGGTTCCACTGCGGATGCCCAGATACGTGTAAGTAGCGTGGTGCGGGATAAGATCCAGTACACTCCCCTGAAGAAACTCAAAAGACGTCCTACCATTGTGGGTATCGACCCTGGAACCACGGTAGGAATAGCTATACTCTCCTTCGATGCTGAGCTTCTGCTTCTGAAAAGTATTCGTGGTATTTCCCACGATGAAGTTGTCAAGCTTATTGCTGAATATGGGAAACCTGCGGTCATTGCTACGGATGTCACACCAACTCCGGGTTCTGTGGAGCGGATAAGGCGCAGTTTCAATGCTGTGATAAGCACGCCTTCAGCTGAGATATCCTCTGAGGAGAAGATCGCTCTTGGAAGACCTTTTGGATATTCTAATGACCATGAACGTGACTCTCTTGCCGCGGCTCTTTATGCTTACCGGAATTACAAGAACATGTTCTCGCGTGTTGAAAAGAAAGCACCTCAGCATCTGGATATGGATAAGATCAAATTGTACGTGATCCAGGGTGCTTCCATAGGTGAAGCCATCGAGAAAGTTTCCGGCCTACCGGTTCCTGAGAAGAAACCTGTGAAGGTGTTGGAAACTCCTGCTGAAGATACTGAAGAAAGGGACAGGAAAATTTCAGAGAAACTTAAGCTAAAAGATACCCAGATAAACAATCTCAGAGATTATCTCCAGGAACTCAAGAAGGAGTTGAAGGCAAAGGATAAGCGTATCTCAAAACTTGAACTTAAGCTGGAGAATATGAGGAAAGCCAACCATCTTCAGATCCGCAAGGACAAGGAGATCGAGATACGTGAACATAAGATCTCATCTCTGAAGAAAGACCTGCGCAGGGCTAAAAAGTCGCTAAAAAAGGCACATTACAACATCAAGAAGTTGAAGCAGATAAGAAAGATGGAGATCAAGGGGGAAGGGATCCCTGTAAAGATACTTCCTTCTTTTACACGTGAGGCAATTTTTGAAATAAAGGACCGTCTTGGCATTAAGAAAGGGGATGTCATCTTCCTTCAGGATGCAAGTGGTGGGAGTTCAGTGACAGCTTCAATGGTAGTTGAATTAGGTGTTCGTGCTGTGATCACTTACTCGGATATGACATATGCTGCAGAGGATGTTTTCTTCAGGGCAAATGTCCCATTGCTTAAAAATGTCAGGATACAGAGGGTTGACGATCTTGCAGTAGTGGATCCTGCTCTTCTTCAGGAAGCCCTGGGTGAGTGGGAAAAGGAAGCTGAGATAAAGCGTCAGGAAGAAAAGGAAAAGAAATTGAAGCATCTTGTGGATGAGTACAGAAGTGAGAGGCGTAGGGGTCTTGTCTGA
- a CDS encoding CbbQ/NirQ/NorQ/GpvN family protein yields MTNIICSQQRVEECVIKEEPYYVPVGNEVEIFRAAYENKLPVSLKGPTGCGKTRFIEYMAYHLGRPLITISCHEDLTANDLIGRFLIKGEGTEWNDGPLTAALKSGAICYLDEFVEARMDTRVVIHPLTDDRRIMPIEKMGIVLQAPPEFMLTISYNPGYQSVLKDLKQSTRQRFVSIDFDYPPAELETDIVAHESGVDEETARTLVDIGHRIRNFKQHGLEEGVSTRLLIYAGMLISSGIEPREACRVAMVKPITDDSDLQKSIDEIISAIME; encoded by the coding sequence ATGACCAATATTATCTGTTCCCAGCAGCGTGTTGAAGAATGCGTCATTAAAGAAGAACCATACTACGTTCCTGTCGGAAATGAGGTCGAGATCTTCAGGGCTGCTTATGAAAATAAACTGCCTGTAAGTCTCAAAGGACCAACCGGTTGTGGGAAAACACGTTTTATTGAATATATGGCCTACCATCTTGGTCGTCCTCTTATTACGATCTCCTGTCATGAGGACCTGACAGCTAACGATCTTATCGGGAGGTTCCTGATAAAAGGTGAAGGAACCGAATGGAACGATGGACCCTTAACAGCTGCTTTGAAGAGCGGTGCTATCTGTTACCTTGACGAGTTCGTGGAAGCAAGGATGGATACAAGGGTCGTAATTCATCCGCTGACAGATGACAGGCGCATCATGCCCATCGAGAAAATGGGTATTGTACTTCAGGCACCACCCGAGTTCATGCTGACCATTTCATACAACCCGGGATACCAGAGCGTTCTGAAGGACCTGAAGCAGAGCACAAGGCAGAGATTTGTTTCTATTGATTTTGACTACCCGCCTGCTGAACTGGAAACCGACATAGTTGCTCATGAAAGTGGCGTGGATGAGGAAACTGCCCGGACCCTTGTGGATATTGGTCATCGCATACGTAATTTTAAGCAGCATGGCCTTGAGGAAGGAGTAAGCACCCGTCTTCTCATATATGCAGGTATGCTTATCAGTTCCGGGATAGAACCAAGGGAAGCATGCAGGGTCGCCATGGTCAAGCCGATCACAGATGATTCTGACCTCCAGAAAAGCATAGATGAGATCATATCAGCTATTATGGAGTGA
- a CDS encoding ferredoxin domain-containing protein, which produces MKINPESETIEMLAKTILVAARTAPKAKGKDDIVTALLETEDVENLASSMEEMAEKKGDGFAFFKRDAQNVRNADAVLLIGFKTESVVGLNCGACGFESCKDMFQQSKVNVDFTGPHCSFKYIDMGIALGSAAARAKDLCVDNRVMYSVGAGALSAGLLDADIACGMPLSIKGKNLFFDRK; this is translated from the coding sequence ATGAAAATTAATCCTGAATCTGAAACTATTGAGATGCTTGCAAAGACAATACTTGTTGCAGCAAGGACAGCACCTAAAGCAAAAGGAAAGGACGATATTGTAACAGCATTACTGGAAACAGAAGATGTGGAAAACCTTGCGTCATCCATGGAAGAGATGGCAGAAAAGAAGGGAGATGGATTTGCATTCTTCAAGCGTGATGCACAGAATGTACGCAATGCAGATGCAGTATTACTTATCGGTTTCAAGACCGAAAGTGTCGTTGGTCTTAACTGTGGAGCCTGTGGTTTTGAAAGCTGCAAGGATATGTTCCAGCAATCAAAGGTAAACGTTGATTTCACAGGTCCACACTGTTCTTTCAAGTACATTGACATGGGTATTGCACTGGGAAGCGCTGCTGCAAGAGCAAAGGACCTCTGTGTTGACAACAGGGTAATGTACTCGGTAGGTGCCGGAGCCTTATCAGCCGGACTTCTGGATGCTGACATCGCATGTGGAATGCCTCTCAGCATCAAGGGCAAGAACCTGTTCTTTGACAGGAAATAA
- a CDS encoding serine/threonine-protein kinase RIO2: MIDDVLKFFRTLDSKDLRILTGIEIGMKNFEWVPLEEIRKYTKLNFDQLEYRLFKLYKSNIVVGTKTPYEGYQIYFDGYDALALNTFVKRGVVSAIGDEIGVGKESVVHEAIQEPELAIADPIPVIIKFHREGRTSFKRVKRVRDHLVDREHFSWIYAARLAAKREYDIMQTLYGKISIPKPLDHNRHAIVMAPAKGSILVKTRLLEPEWVLDEILSQIKIVYSEGIIHSDLSEYNIFVSDEGVEFIDWPQYVTVEHPHADELLERDVFNVLTHFRRKYNLEKDLDEVISQIKENV; encoded by the coding sequence ATGATAGACGATGTACTCAAGTTCTTCAGGACACTGGATAGTAAGGACCTCAGAATCCTGACCGGTATTGAGATCGGGATGAAAAATTTTGAATGGGTCCCCCTCGAAGAGATCCGTAAATATACCAAACTTAATTTTGATCAACTTGAGTACAGGCTTTTTAAGCTTTACAAATCCAACATAGTAGTTGGTACGAAAACCCCCTATGAGGGCTATCAGATCTATTTTGACGGATATGATGCACTTGCATTGAACACGTTTGTTAAAAGGGGCGTTGTCAGCGCCATAGGTGATGAGATCGGTGTCGGCAAGGAATCAGTGGTCCATGAAGCCATTCAGGAACCTGAATTAGCTATTGCAGATCCTATCCCTGTTATCATCAAGTTCCATAGGGAAGGAAGGACAAGTTTTAAACGCGTAAAAAGAGTGCGTGACCACCTTGTTGACCGTGAACACTTCTCCTGGATATACGCAGCCAGACTTGCGGCCAAAAGGGAGTATGATATCATGCAGACATTATATGGCAAGATATCAATACCTAAACCTCTTGATCACAACAGACATGCAATTGTCATGGCTCCCGCAAAGGGAAGCATTCTTGTAAAGACCAGACTTCTGGAACCGGAATGGGTTCTCGATGAGATCCTTTCACAGATAAAGATCGTTTACTCTGAAGGAATAATACATTCTGACCTTAGTGAGTACAATATCTTCGTCAGTGATGAAGGTGTGGAGTTCATAGACTGGCCTCAGTATGTTACAGTGGAGCATCCGCATGCAGATGAGCTTCTTGAGAGGGATGTTTTCAATGTACTTACACATTTCAGGCGGAAGTACAATCTTGAGAAGGATCTGGATGAGGTAATTTCCCAGATCAAAGAAAATGTATAA